In a single window of the Terriglobus roseus genome:
- a CDS encoding energy transducer TonB: MTGLRTLATLVLLSAAIAHADCLRSPKKVEKPRHEPMTVPMRLLLSHAIASVQPVFPEEARRAHIDGEVVIAIEVNHEGNVTQTQLLSGEPSLRAAAEFAAKQWRFDPFCIDGRPYTVRSVLDFQFRWRGSGAATATP; encoded by the coding sequence ATGACGGGATTACGAACGTTGGCGACACTGGTTCTGCTGTCCGCAGCCATTGCGCATGCAGACTGCCTTAGAAGTCCGAAGAAGGTAGAAAAGCCGCGTCACGAACCGATGACTGTCCCCATGCGTCTGCTGTTATCGCATGCCATCGCCAGCGTGCAGCCCGTCTTTCCGGAGGAGGCTCGCCGTGCGCATATCGACGGGGAAGTGGTCATCGCGATAGAAGTCAACCATGAGGGCAATGTCACGCAGACGCAGCTACTCTCCGGCGAACCGTCGCTGCGGGCCGCAGCAGAGTTCGCCGCGAAGCAGTGGCGCTTCGACCCGTTCTGCATCGATGGCCGCCCCTACACGGTGCGTTCCGTTCTGGACTTCCAGTTCCGCTGGCGCGGCAGCGGTGCTGCGA
- a CDS encoding EamA family transporter has protein sequence MTSTAKAPAKWIVPLAFGCVYFFWGSTFVAIRYGVQYLTPGFVSGFRYLAAGLVLLVLLPIRGVSIQLNRRELLRAVVLGLLMLTGNNVLLGWAEMYVTAGYAALLTASVPILIAMCESLIPGGAPLNRMGWVGSGLGLAGLVLLLSPVLRHGLVLNHGGDAERALALGTVILVVGIACWVVGSLLSGRWPSKLDPFVAAAWQMLIAGFANVLIGTAAGGWHAARWTPGVFVALAWLAVFGSLVGYTAYTYLLHHVPVAKVATYAYVNPIVAVVLSAVFLHEGLHGSQWFAMAIILIAVAIVTASKSKPKAA, from the coding sequence ATGACCTCCACCGCCAAGGCTCCTGCAAAATGGATCGTGCCGCTTGCCTTTGGCTGCGTGTACTTCTTCTGGGGTTCGACGTTCGTCGCCATCCGCTATGGCGTGCAATACCTTACGCCAGGGTTCGTGTCGGGCTTCCGATACCTGGCCGCGGGGCTGGTGCTGCTGGTCCTGTTGCCGATCCGCGGCGTCAGCATCCAACTGAATCGTCGCGAGTTACTGCGCGCCGTGGTTCTGGGCCTGTTGATGCTGACCGGTAACAATGTGCTGCTGGGGTGGGCGGAGATGTATGTCACCGCGGGGTATGCGGCGCTGCTGACGGCGAGTGTGCCCATCCTGATCGCGATGTGCGAGAGCCTCATTCCGGGTGGCGCTCCTTTGAATCGCATGGGATGGGTAGGCAGCGGCCTTGGACTGGCGGGGCTGGTGCTGCTGCTGTCGCCGGTTCTGCGGCATGGATTGGTGCTGAACCACGGCGGTGATGCCGAGCGAGCGCTGGCGCTAGGCACAGTGATCCTGGTGGTCGGTATCGCCTGCTGGGTGGTGGGATCGTTGTTGTCGGGACGGTGGCCTTCGAAGCTGGACCCTTTTGTCGCGGCGGCTTGGCAGATGCTGATTGCAGGCTTCGCGAATGTACTCATCGGCACGGCAGCAGGCGGATGGCACGCGGCACGCTGGACGCCGGGTGTCTTCGTCGCGCTGGCGTGGCTTGCAGTCTTTGGATCGCTGGTAGGTTATACCGCGTACACCTATCTGCTCCACCACGTTCCGGTCGCGAAGGTTGCGACCTACGCCTACGTGAATCCCATTGTTGCAGTGGTGCTAAGTGCCGTGTTTCTGCACGAAGGTCTGCATGGATCGCAGTGGTTTGCGATGGCAATCATCCTTATTGCCGTGGCGATTGTGACGGCTTCGAAGAGCAAGCCAAAGGCTGCGTAA
- a CDS encoding flavin monoamine oxidase family protein, with amino-acid sequence MKSVLVVGAGVAGLIAAVRLAKAGYDVIVLEARERVGGRILTAHAGDATVELGAEFVHGEPPELLALLQELDLPTFELTGSNFHYTPDGSLFVEDEAESEDEDDKDPFALLEQMTSWSEEHPAEDLSFRDYLSRQDANEKLASGATSYVEGFNAADASRISVRSLALQQRAEDSINGDRASHVRGGYARLPQALAERLARAGGSIRISAHVNEVTWSAGRVGITLTSGEVLEADTAIITLPLGVLQADAVRFTPSPANVIEDARRMAMGQVCRINLVFRTRWWAEIASQQHEALQQLSFLLPTELGGTDEPHFHVFWTGFPSLDPVLTAWSGGPAADRFAALTDHQIAHIACGDLARIFGVTQDQVLDQLVSHHSHDWQRDPFALGAYSWVPVGAVDASERMSLPVEKTLFFAGEHTDTTGHWGTVHGALRSGLRAAAQVLEAN; translated from the coding sequence GTGAAAAGTGTTCTAGTTGTTGGCGCCGGTGTTGCGGGTCTGATTGCAGCGGTGAGGCTTGCTAAAGCTGGTTATGACGTCATCGTCCTCGAGGCGCGGGAACGTGTAGGTGGACGCATCCTTACCGCCCATGCCGGCGACGCGACCGTTGAACTTGGTGCAGAGTTCGTCCACGGCGAGCCGCCGGAACTGCTCGCACTTCTTCAAGAACTTGACCTCCCCACCTTCGAACTTACCGGCAGCAACTTTCACTACACACCCGACGGTTCACTCTTCGTAGAAGACGAAGCCGAGAGTGAGGACGAGGACGACAAGGATCCATTCGCACTGCTGGAGCAGATGACGTCGTGGAGCGAGGAACATCCCGCCGAAGACCTCAGCTTCCGTGACTATCTTTCACGACAGGACGCGAACGAAAAGCTTGCGTCAGGCGCTACCAGCTATGTTGAGGGCTTCAATGCTGCCGATGCATCCCGCATCTCCGTGCGTTCGCTGGCATTGCAGCAGCGTGCTGAAGACAGCATCAACGGCGACAGGGCATCACATGTGCGCGGTGGTTATGCCCGTCTCCCACAGGCTCTTGCAGAGCGGCTTGCCCGCGCGGGCGGTTCGATCCGTATCAGCGCCCATGTGAATGAAGTCACATGGTCTGCCGGTCGCGTTGGCATCACGCTCACATCGGGCGAAGTGCTTGAGGCAGATACCGCAATCATCACCTTGCCGCTCGGTGTCCTGCAGGCCGATGCGGTTCGCTTCACACCTTCACCAGCGAACGTCATCGAAGATGCCAGGCGTATGGCTATGGGGCAGGTCTGCCGCATCAACCTTGTCTTCCGTACGCGCTGGTGGGCGGAGATCGCAAGCCAGCAGCACGAAGCTTTGCAGCAGCTTTCGTTCCTTCTGCCGACCGAGCTAGGCGGTACCGATGAGCCTCACTTCCATGTCTTCTGGACGGGATTCCCATCCCTCGACCCGGTTCTGACCGCGTGGAGCGGCGGCCCCGCCGCGGACCGTTTCGCAGCCCTGACCGACCACCAGATCGCACACATAGCCTGCGGCGATCTCGCCCGGATCTTCGGTGTCACGCAGGATCAGGTGCTCGACCAGCTTGTCTCGCATCACAGCCATGACTGGCAGCGTGATCCTTTTGCACTGGGAGCGTATTCGTGGGTTCCGGTGGGCGCGGTCGACGCCTCCGAACGCATGTCGCTGCCCGTCGAGAAGACCCTCTTCTTCGCGGGCGAACATACCGACACCACCGGTCATTGGGGAACTGTTCACGGAGCTCTTCGCAGTGGCCTGCGTGCGGCGGCTCAAGTTCTGGAAGCGAACTGA